A single window of Synechococcus sp. CBW1004 DNA harbors:
- a CDS encoding type III pantothenate kinase — MAPSWLLVGNSRWHRAEAADAGLRIHHREAAVAIEEPWPAPLVAWAAVGHLPTGLCDEPAGRVLTADVPLQAMPAWLGVDRALAGWLAWRQRREAVLVADAGTVLSLTRVDRDGRFAGGRLMAGWRLQQLAMAMGTQALPAAPSAGEWSDLLGEQLWPDGTSAAMAVGVAHGLAAAVAVAFRQARAELPGCRLVLTGGDASDLLPLVRDQLAGGEESAALEPDLALRALVALRPVSPGGIRPGRDRPAPDRPSFRL; from the coding sequence TTGGCTCCCAGCTGGTTGCTGGTGGGCAACAGCCGCTGGCACCGGGCTGAAGCCGCCGATGCCGGGCTGCGCATCCACCACCGGGAGGCGGCGGTGGCGATCGAGGAACCCTGGCCGGCTCCCCTTGTTGCCTGGGCGGCGGTCGGCCATCTCCCCACCGGCTTGTGCGATGAGCCTGCGGGCCGCGTGCTGACGGCTGATGTGCCGCTGCAGGCGATGCCCGCCTGGCTGGGGGTGGACAGAGCCCTGGCCGGTTGGCTGGCCTGGCGACAGCGTCGTGAGGCGGTGCTGGTGGCCGATGCCGGCACGGTCCTCAGCCTGACCCGCGTCGACCGTGACGGTCGATTCGCAGGGGGGCGGCTGATGGCCGGATGGCGGCTGCAGCAGCTGGCAATGGCTATGGGCACGCAGGCCCTGCCGGCGGCACCCTCTGCGGGGGAGTGGTCAGACCTTCTGGGGGAGCAGCTCTGGCCGGACGGCACCTCCGCAGCCATGGCGGTGGGGGTGGCCCATGGGCTGGCCGCGGCAGTGGCGGTGGCGTTCCGCCAGGCACGTGCTGAGCTGCCGGGCTGCCGCCTGGTGCTCACCGGTGGCGATGCCTCAGACCTGCTGCCACTGGTGAGGGATCAGCTGGCCGGAGGGGAGGAAAGCGCGGCACTGGAGCCGGATCTGGCCCTGCGGGCTCTGGTGGCTCTGCGGCCGGTGTCCCCAGGGGGGATCAGGCCAGGCCGAGATCGGCCAGCACCTGATCGGCCATCGTTTCGGCTTTGA
- a CDS encoding phosphoadenylyl-sulfate reductase: protein MGEPYPAGGVAADAARGDDGPMLSAPSQSQSAERRPGSGPVAAPDLPLPLEEAQAQLESLDALGRLHWAHRTFADGLVMTTSFGIQSAVLLHLAHQLSQREGLAPIPVLWVDTGYMPPETYHYSEQLRERLCIDLRVIQSELSPARMEALHGRLWESGRVEDLQLYNRLRKVEPLDRAFADLGVRCWASGVRGGQTDHRRGMRLLEAVRGSWALRPLLSWTSRDVYYYMQEHGLPQHPLFEQGYSTVGDWHSSAPDTGEVSGRATRFGGLKQECGIHLPGLMGEGI, encoded by the coding sequence AGGCGTCGCAGCAGATGCCGCCAGGGGTGATGATGGCCCGATGCTGAGCGCACCATCCCAGAGCCAGTCCGCCGAGCGCCGGCCCGGTTCCGGTCCGGTTGCGGCGCCTGATCTGCCCCTGCCGCTCGAGGAGGCGCAGGCGCAACTGGAGAGTCTCGACGCCCTGGGGCGACTGCACTGGGCCCATCGCACCTTCGCCGATGGGCTGGTGATGACCACCAGCTTCGGCATTCAGTCGGCGGTCCTGCTGCATCTGGCCCATCAGCTGTCGCAGCGCGAAGGCCTCGCCCCGATCCCGGTGTTGTGGGTGGATACCGGCTACATGCCTCCGGAGACTTATCACTACTCCGAGCAGCTGCGTGAGCGCCTCTGCATCGATCTGCGCGTGATCCAGTCGGAGCTCAGCCCCGCCCGCATGGAGGCCCTGCACGGACGCCTGTGGGAATCCGGTCGTGTGGAGGATCTGCAGCTCTACAACCGCCTGCGCAAGGTGGAGCCCCTCGATCGCGCCTTCGCCGATCTGGGGGTGCGCTGCTGGGCCAGCGGGGTCCGCGGTGGCCAGACCGATCACCGCAGGGGAATGCGTCTGCTGGAGGCGGTGCGCGGTTCCTGGGCACTCAGGCCGCTGCTCTCCTGGACCAGCCGAGACGTCTATTACTACATGCAGGAGCACGGATTGCCCCAGCATCCGCTGTTCGAGCAGGGGTATTCCACCGTCGGCGACTGGCACTCGAGCGCCCCCGACACCGGGGAGGTGAGTGGTCGCGCCACCCGCTTCGGTGGTCTCAAGCAGGAGTGCGGCATCCACCTGCCCGGACTGATGGGCGAGGGCATCTGA